A window from Opitutia bacterium ISCC 52 encodes these proteins:
- a CDS encoding PAS domain-containing sensor histidine kinase, producing the protein MALPPVLSRGATRIEFFSNATSTLSQDTPDPYLNGLPDPVFLLGVDGKIIRANARALSWLNKYSISQVEGYRLNELIEANEWNGAAGSIEAKLLGRFFESGLVPKNVNLHLGIQGECEYTSSEEDSFVLKASLKKIFSDGKPRLLLTVQDITETKQRELLQNLFMHDLANRVTEVIANSELLNQFCKKGDTNPESINRWTENINMISKELGLEVSAQQAVATMELKKMSAHPCDVQALEEIQKLAAHFYPVEKDHKVKLQVSQDSKEILFSTDPVLLRRVLTNLVKNAIEASKPGDVITLGCREGKTTGLVEFWIHNPAVIDEEMQSHLFKPYYSTKASTRGLGTYSIKFLTEYFLKGTVEVESTKKKGTCFRVAYPLALETQLSA; encoded by the coding sequence ATGGCCCTACCACCTGTGTTATCGCGTGGAGCAACGAGAATTGAATTCTTCTCGAATGCAACGTCGACTCTGTCTCAAGACACGCCGGATCCTTATTTGAATGGTTTGCCCGACCCAGTATTTCTATTGGGTGTAGACGGCAAAATCATACGAGCGAATGCGCGCGCATTATCCTGGCTGAACAAGTATTCAATATCTCAAGTTGAAGGTTACCGCCTAAACGAGCTGATTGAAGCCAATGAATGGAACGGAGCTGCTGGTTCTATAGAAGCTAAGCTCTTGGGGCGCTTTTTCGAGTCAGGACTCGTCCCGAAGAATGTGAACTTGCACCTGGGTATTCAGGGTGAATGTGAATACACGAGTTCAGAGGAAGATAGCTTCGTACTGAAAGCATCCCTGAAAAAGATTTTTTCTGACGGCAAACCTCGTCTTCTCCTGACCGTTCAGGACATTACCGAGACGAAACAGAGAGAGTTACTTCAGAACCTTTTCATGCATGACTTGGCAAATCGAGTGACCGAAGTCATCGCCAACTCAGAGCTGCTCAATCAATTCTGCAAGAAAGGGGATACGAACCCTGAGAGTATCAACCGTTGGACGGAGAACATTAACATGATCTCCAAAGAGCTGGGACTCGAAGTATCTGCCCAACAAGCAGTGGCAACCATGGAGCTCAAAAAGATGTCCGCACACCCCTGTGATGTTCAGGCCCTTGAAGAAATCCAAAAATTAGCAGCCCATTTCTATCCGGTTGAGAAAGACCACAAAGTAAAGTTACAGGTCTCCCAGGATTCCAAAGAAATTCTCTTTTCAACTGACCCAGTTCTCCTGCGCCGTGTTCTAACTAACCTTGTTAAGAATGCGATAGAAGCTTCCAAGCCAGGAGACGTGATCACCTTGGGTTGCCGAGAAGGAAAAACAACAGGACTCGTCGAATTCTGGATTCACAATCCAGCGGTCATAGACGAAGAAATGCAAAGCCATCTGTTTAAGCCTTACTATTCGACCAAAGCGAGTACTCGTGGCCTGGGAACCTACAGCATCAAATTCCTTACCGAGTATTTCCTCAAAGGCACAGTAGAGGTAGAATCAACCAAGAAGAAAGGCACCTGCTTCCGGGTCGCCTACCCCTTGGCTCTGGAAACACAGTTGTCGGCTTAA
- a CDS encoding aspartate-semialdehyde dehydrogenase, whose protein sequence is MNDGYSVGIVGATGAVGKELIRLLYERNFPIGNLRLLASARSKGKTITYEDHSFEVEEATPESFDDLDIALFSAGSGITKALAREAARRGCVVVDNSSAFRMDEEVPLIIPEINPDAAKAHKGIIANPNCSTIVALMALYPMHKAFGLKRFFASTYQAVSGTGADAIVELDNQVKALVNDQPVEKEVYPHQIAFNVLPHVDVFLEDGYTKEEMKMLNEGRKIMDLPDLKVSCTCVRVPVYRAHSVSIQAEFERPVEVAAAKEAVSNFPGSELCDDVDHLQYPMPIDYSEKVNCGVGRIRKDSALENGLSLWVSGDQLWKGAALNAIQIAELLHERGWVGITAQ, encoded by the coding sequence ATGAACGACGGTTATTCTGTAGGTATTGTAGGAGCAACGGGTGCGGTTGGCAAAGAGCTGATTCGCCTGTTGTATGAACGCAATTTCCCCATTGGAAATTTAAGATTGCTGGCTTCCGCCCGTTCTAAAGGTAAAACCATTACCTACGAAGACCATTCCTTCGAAGTTGAGGAAGCGACCCCTGAGTCTTTTGACGACTTGGATATTGCTCTCTTCAGTGCTGGCTCAGGTATTACGAAGGCCCTGGCCCGCGAGGCTGCGCGTCGTGGATGTGTGGTCGTCGATAACAGCTCTGCCTTCCGGATGGACGAAGAGGTCCCCCTTATAATACCTGAGATCAATCCAGATGCGGCCAAAGCTCACAAGGGCATCATCGCAAATCCCAATTGTTCAACCATTGTGGCATTGATGGCTCTTTACCCGATGCACAAGGCGTTTGGATTGAAGCGTTTCTTTGCTTCTACCTACCAGGCCGTTTCAGGAACTGGGGCGGACGCCATTGTTGAATTGGACAATCAGGTGAAGGCTTTGGTAAATGACCAGCCTGTTGAAAAGGAGGTCTATCCTCACCAGATCGCTTTCAATGTGCTGCCTCATGTAGATGTTTTCCTCGAAGACGGTTATACCAAGGAGGAAATGAAAATGTTGAATGAGGGCAGAAAGATCATGGACTTGCCTGACCTTAAGGTTAGCTGCACTTGTGTACGCGTGCCGGTCTATCGTGCGCATTCCGTATCCATTCAGGCTGAATTTGAGCGACCTGTAGAAGTGGCTGCTGCGAAAGAGGCTGTTTCAAACTTTCCAGGAAGTGAATTGTGCGACGACGTCGACCATCTTCAGTATCCCATGCCTATCGATTATTCTGAAAAGGTAAACTGTGGTGTGGGCCGAATTCGTAAGGACTCAGCTTTGGAAAATGGCCTCTCGCTTTGGGTAAGTGGAGACCAGCTTTGGAAGGGGGCAGCACTCAATGCTATCCAAATCGCTGAATTGCTTCACGAACGCGGTTGGGTCGGTATTACAGCCCAGTAA
- the ilvN gene encoding acetolactate synthase small subunit yields the protein MKHTISVLVENKFGVLARVAGMFSGRGFNIHSLNVAPTHDRTLSRITVVAVGDDQVLDQIIKQLNKLVNVIQVLDFKRGEAVERELLLVKLAADSDNRSEIIQICDIFRAKIINVNKDSLILELTGDEGKVRAFLEMIEQFEILELSRTGKLALERAKNSKPAQ from the coding sequence ATGAAACACACAATATCCGTTCTGGTTGAGAACAAGTTTGGAGTGTTGGCCAGAGTTGCCGGCATGTTCAGTGGTCGAGGTTTCAACATTCACTCGCTTAATGTTGCTCCGACTCACGATCGTACTCTTTCACGGATCACCGTAGTGGCGGTCGGAGACGATCAGGTCCTGGACCAAATTATAAAGCAGCTCAATAAGCTGGTTAACGTGATCCAGGTATTGGATTTTAAACGTGGCGAGGCCGTTGAGCGCGAATTGCTTCTAGTTAAACTAGCTGCAGATTCAGATAATCGCTCTGAGATTATTCAGATTTGCGACATTTTCCGCGCCAAAATTATCAATGTTAACAAGGATTCACTCATCCTTGAGCTAACTGGAGACGAAGGAAAAGTCCGTGCGTTTCTAGAGATGATTGAGCAATTTGAAATTCTCGAACTTTCCCGCACCGGAAAATTGGCCCTCGAACGGGCTAAGAATTCTAAACCGGCGCAGTAA
- the ilvC gene encoding ketol-acid reductoisomerase, with protein sequence MPAKVYKDKDANIASIKRKTLAVIGFGSQGHAHALNLKESGLNVIIGLYKKSKSIAVAKKQGFEVFETAEAVRRADVIMIAVPDMKQASVYKKDIEPNLTAGKAIMFTHGFAIHFGLIEAPKDVDVIMVAPKGPGHTVRIQYQEGKGVPSLIAIHNDASKKAKRIALAWAKGIGGTRAGVIETTFKEETETDLFGEQAVLCGGASALVTAGFETLVEAGYQPEMAYFECLHELKLIVDMMVESGVAGMRFSISETAKYGDITRGPRVITAQTKKAMGKILKEIQTGKFAKQWVAEYEAGLPNYKALLKAGEKHPIEKCGGRLRGLMPWVSKKNIKGVQAAY encoded by the coding sequence ATGCCAGCGAAAGTATACAAAGACAAAGACGCAAATATCGCATCGATCAAACGCAAGACCCTCGCCGTTATCGGCTTTGGTTCACAAGGACATGCTCATGCCTTGAACCTGAAGGAAAGTGGTCTCAATGTGATCATCGGACTTTACAAGAAGAGCAAATCTATCGCTGTTGCTAAGAAGCAAGGTTTCGAAGTGTTCGAAACAGCTGAAGCAGTGCGCCGCGCAGATGTCATCATGATCGCCGTTCCTGACATGAAGCAGGCGTCTGTCTACAAGAAGGACATCGAACCCAACTTGACAGCTGGTAAAGCCATTATGTTCACCCACGGTTTCGCAATCCACTTCGGATTGATTGAAGCTCCTAAGGATGTGGATGTAATCATGGTGGCTCCTAAGGGCCCAGGACACACGGTCCGTATTCAATACCAAGAAGGAAAAGGTGTTCCTTCTCTGATCGCTATCCACAACGATGCTTCCAAGAAGGCCAAGAGAATTGCTCTGGCTTGGGCGAAGGGAATCGGTGGAACTCGCGCTGGTGTTATCGAAACTACTTTTAAGGAAGAAACCGAAACCGACCTCTTTGGTGAGCAAGCCGTTCTTTGTGGCGGAGCTTCTGCTCTGGTCACTGCCGGATTCGAAACCTTGGTTGAAGCTGGATACCAGCCAGAGATGGCCTACTTCGAATGTTTGCACGAACTAAAGCTCATCGTCGACATGATGGTTGAGTCTGGTGTTGCGGGCATGCGTTTCTCTATCTCAGAAACAGCCAAGTATGGTGACATTACTCGTGGACCACGTGTGATCACTGCTCAAACCAAGAAGGCTATGGGCAAGATCCTCAAGGAAATCCAAACGGGCAAGTTTGCTAAGCAGTGGGTTGCCGAATACGAAGCCGGTCTTCCTAACTACAAAGCTTTGCTTAAAGCGGGTGAAAAACATCCTATCGAAAAGTGCGGCGGACGTTTACGCGGCCTGATGCCTTGGGTATCCAAGAAAAACATCAAGGGTGTGCAAGCTGCTTACTAA
- the hemC gene encoding hydroxymethylbilane synthase, with protein MSKTITLATRKSPLALAQTRMVEEAIIAAFPGTEVIQSQMTTTGDQRLAWSLEEKGGKGLFTKELEVAMLEGRADLAVHSAKDMPTEMEPGLVLAGFLQRAPVEDVLVKRDGVDTIKTLATGSPRRRAQAKLFLPDVEFLEIRGNVGTRLTKIKDGHADATILAAAGLKRLGISEWEGVQFEPLSLNQMIPAVGQGAIALQCRAGEEERFSALTDPATDVAVSIEREFLTMVEGGCQTAFAAHFVDNSLLAFHEDAGRFSLSFNSLDMDEVREAIRLTLGKIES; from the coding sequence GTGTCTAAAACGATTACATTGGCCACTCGAAAGAGCCCCCTGGCGCTTGCTCAAACCCGGATGGTGGAGGAGGCAATCATTGCCGCTTTTCCTGGGACTGAGGTGATCCAATCTCAGATGACGACTACCGGCGATCAGCGGCTGGCCTGGTCATTGGAAGAGAAGGGCGGCAAAGGACTTTTTACCAAAGAACTTGAAGTCGCTATGCTTGAAGGGCGTGCCGACCTGGCTGTGCATTCCGCGAAGGATATGCCTACAGAGATGGAGCCTGGATTGGTACTGGCCGGATTCTTGCAACGAGCACCTGTGGAAGATGTGTTGGTGAAGCGAGACGGCGTTGATACGATTAAAACTCTGGCAACGGGTAGTCCTCGAAGGCGTGCCCAGGCAAAATTGTTTTTACCGGATGTCGAATTCCTGGAAATACGTGGGAATGTCGGCACTCGATTAACTAAAATCAAAGATGGGCATGCAGATGCGACGATTCTCGCCGCAGCTGGACTGAAACGCTTGGGCATATCTGAATGGGAAGGCGTTCAGTTTGAACCCCTAAGCCTAAATCAAATGATTCCTGCTGTTGGGCAAGGCGCAATCGCGCTACAGTGTCGAGCGGGTGAAGAGGAGCGCTTCAGTGCTTTGACCGACCCGGCCACCGACGTGGCTGTCAGCATTGAGCGTGAGTTCCTCACCATGGTTGAGGGTGGTTGTCAGACCGCATTTGCTGCGCATTTCGTTGATAACTCTTTGCTCGCATTCCATGAGGATGCGGGGCGATTCAGCCTTTCTTTTAATTCGCTGGATATGGATGAAGTTCGCGAAGCGATTCGTCTGACCCTTGGAAAGATTGAATCATGA
- the cobA gene encoding uroporphyrinogen-III C-methyltransferase, whose amino-acid sequence MTQGMVYLVGAGPGASDLVTVRGKELIEKCDVLVYDYLVYDELLTWTRRDCEKTYVGKKSGYHSKPQDEIEKLLIEEAKAGKMVVRLKGGDPFIFGRGGEEADALLSAGIDFEIVPGVSASMGTAASMGIPLTHRKDSSSVVLVTGHEDPEKSESAIDWKKYAKLDATLCIYMGLTKLDFIVGQLIDAGMSKDTPAAVVQWATLPTQESCIGKLGTILESVKEANIKPPAMIIIGEVVKDAPKHSWFEQKPLFGKRIAITRTRQQTSELMHRLLQLGAEVLELPLIRVRSAVDEDVKKEIFGELGSYEWIVFSSPNGVRFFFETFLSEFKDLRSMGFMRIAAVGPATAREIEKFHLQVELVPEKHTAADLAQALIDTEAIEHAKVLVVKGNLGSDDLIKPLEEKWAIVDRFEVYKTEATDLSENRAAQKFRELGAHAITFTSGSTVRSFVKQAKALQLAEGAQTPKTISIGPRTSKVMSESHVPLTKEAQISSLDGLVEAIVEELGE is encoded by the coding sequence ATGACTCAGGGAATGGTGTATCTCGTCGGAGCAGGTCCCGGGGCTTCAGATCTCGTGACGGTTCGTGGTAAGGAATTGATCGAAAAGTGTGATGTACTTGTTTACGATTATCTCGTCTATGATGAGTTGCTGACCTGGACTCGAAGGGATTGTGAGAAAACTTATGTAGGCAAGAAATCCGGATACCATTCGAAACCTCAAGATGAGATTGAGAAGCTTCTGATTGAAGAAGCTAAAGCGGGAAAAATGGTCGTACGCCTCAAGGGTGGTGATCCATTTATTTTTGGTCGTGGCGGGGAAGAAGCCGATGCACTGCTGAGTGCTGGGATTGATTTTGAAATTGTTCCTGGAGTATCGGCGTCGATGGGGACCGCAGCTTCAATGGGGATTCCCTTAACACATCGGAAAGACAGTTCCTCGGTGGTGCTTGTGACTGGCCATGAAGATCCTGAGAAATCTGAGTCGGCGATTGATTGGAAGAAGTATGCCAAGTTGGATGCCACGCTGTGCATCTATATGGGGTTGACCAAACTCGACTTCATCGTGGGGCAATTGATCGATGCTGGAATGAGTAAGGATACTCCTGCCGCAGTCGTGCAATGGGCGACGCTTCCAACGCAAGAAAGCTGTATTGGAAAGTTGGGCACAATTTTGGAAAGTGTTAAGGAGGCCAATATAAAGCCGCCGGCAATGATTATCATTGGCGAAGTCGTAAAGGATGCTCCGAAGCATTCCTGGTTTGAGCAGAAACCACTTTTTGGAAAACGAATTGCGATCACAAGAACGCGTCAGCAAACCAGCGAATTGATGCACCGACTTCTACAGCTGGGAGCCGAAGTGCTTGAGTTGCCATTGATTCGTGTTCGTTCAGCGGTGGATGAAGATGTTAAGAAAGAGATCTTCGGTGAATTAGGTTCCTACGAATGGATTGTGTTCTCGAGTCCCAACGGTGTTCGCTTTTTCTTTGAGACATTCCTGAGTGAATTTAAGGATCTACGTTCGATGGGCTTCATGCGGATTGCCGCAGTTGGACCGGCTACCGCTAGAGAAATTGAAAAGTTTCACTTGCAAGTTGAGCTTGTCCCGGAAAAACACACGGCTGCCGACCTTGCCCAGGCTTTGATTGATACGGAGGCTATTGAACATGCGAAGGTATTAGTTGTGAAAGGGAATCTTGGGAGTGATGACTTGATTAAGCCTCTTGAAGAAAAGTGGGCAATCGTTGATCGCTTCGAAGTTTATAAAACCGAGGCGACGGATCTGAGTGAAAACCGGGCGGCTCAGAAATTCCGCGAGCTTGGTGCCCATGCCATTACGTTTACCAGTGGTTCCACCGTGCGATCTTTTGTGAAGCAAGCCAAGGCTCTGCAATTGGCGGAAGGTGCACAGACGCCTAAAACGATTTCAATCGGTCCACGGACAAGTAAGGTCATGAGCGAATCTCACGTGCCTTTGACTAAGGAAGCTCAAATATCCAGTTTGGATGGTCTAGTTGAAGCCATCGTGGAGGAGCTGGGAGAGTAA
- a CDS encoding DegT/DnrJ/EryC1/StrS family aminotransferase has product MNVPFLNFHQTHQELKPQLMAALEETLDFGQYILGDQVDKFEKQFAELMGAEETIGVNSGTSALHLCVRACGVYPGDEVITTPFTFMASSWCISYEKAIPVFADIDPETYILDPEKVEAAITEKTKAIVVVHLFGQSAPMDAFMELGRKYNVKIIEDCAQSHLAEYQGQATGLIGDCGAFSFYPTKNLGSLTEGGLCVSKDKATCDQIRLLRNHAMPDRYTYSDVGYNYRMEGFAGAVLQVKAQYLKAWTARRREIAARYLSGFKLEGFQLPPVIENAQSVYHQFSVCHSEREAFVQHLTEAGVATGQFYPRPLHLQPVYEGLGYKEGDFPVSEQTCREIINLPIYPELTDEQVDYVIETVNSFQG; this is encoded by the coding sequence ATGAACGTTCCATTTTTAAATTTTCATCAGACCCATCAGGAATTAAAGCCACAGTTGATGGCGGCACTGGAAGAGACGCTGGATTTCGGACAGTACATTCTTGGGGACCAGGTTGATAAGTTCGAAAAGCAATTTGCCGAGCTTATGGGTGCTGAAGAAACTATTGGGGTAAATAGTGGTACTTCAGCTCTACATCTCTGTGTGCGAGCCTGTGGTGTTTATCCAGGAGATGAAGTGATCACTACGCCGTTTACCTTTATGGCTTCGTCCTGGTGCATCAGTTATGAAAAAGCGATTCCCGTCTTTGCTGATATCGATCCGGAAACTTATATCTTAGATCCAGAGAAAGTGGAGGCGGCGATTACGGAGAAGACGAAAGCGATTGTTGTCGTTCACCTGTTTGGGCAATCAGCTCCCATGGATGCATTCATGGAGTTGGGCCGAAAATATAATGTGAAGATTATTGAAGATTGTGCACAATCCCACTTAGCGGAATACCAAGGTCAAGCTACTGGATTGATTGGCGATTGCGGAGCTTTCTCATTTTACCCCACTAAGAATCTGGGGAGTCTTACTGAAGGAGGTTTATGTGTTTCCAAGGATAAGGCCACCTGTGATCAGATTCGCTTATTGCGAAATCATGCAATGCCTGATCGCTATACCTATTCGGATGTTGGCTACAATTATCGGATGGAAGGTTTCGCCGGCGCAGTGCTTCAAGTGAAGGCCCAATATTTGAAAGCTTGGACGGCTCGCAGACGTGAGATTGCTGCGCGGTATTTGAGCGGTTTTAAACTCGAAGGATTTCAACTGCCACCTGTGATTGAGAATGCTCAGAGCGTCTATCACCAATTTTCTGTGTGTCACTCTGAGAGAGAAGCGTTTGTCCAGCATTTGACTGAAGCAGGTGTAGCCACAGGCCAATTCTATCCAAGGCCCTTGCATTTGCAGCCAGTTTACGAAGGTCTTGGTTATAAGGAGGGGGATTTTCCGGTGTCCGAGCAGACATGCCGCGAGATTATTAATTTGCCAATCTACCCTGAATTGACCGATGAGCAGGTAGACTATGTCATCGAAACGGTTAACTCATTTCAGGGATGA
- a CDS encoding phosphoribosylanthranilate isomerase — protein MNTPRVKVCGITRPEDGQLALSLGASYLGFILYSKSPRSIDLEAFTSLNASLTDSFRVVVDVRPDMDQVKRYVSAGFDFFQIHFSDVHEGEYLAELSELVGRDRLWLAPKLPPETLFPESLFDYTDNFLMDTFQKNGFGGSGKTGDWKGFRQLKNDYPEKTWILAGGLNPDNIEDAVNQSEADIVDVSSGLESSPGIKSADKLRAFFGNLSA, from the coding sequence ATGAACACCCCTCGGGTAAAAGTTTGCGGCATCACCAGGCCAGAGGATGGGCAATTAGCTCTTTCCCTTGGAGCAAGCTACCTTGGTTTCATTCTTTATTCCAAGTCACCTCGCTCAATCGATCTTGAAGCATTTACTTCATTGAATGCCTCTTTGACGGACAGCTTTCGAGTGGTCGTGGATGTGCGTCCAGACATGGATCAGGTTAAGCGATATGTTTCGGCAGGCTTTGATTTTTTCCAGATTCATTTCTCTGATGTCCATGAGGGGGAATATCTGGCGGAGCTATCAGAGTTAGTAGGCCGCGATCGATTGTGGCTCGCTCCCAAACTTCCTCCTGAGACGTTATTCCCAGAATCTCTTTTTGATTACACGGATAACTTTTTAATGGATACCTTTCAAAAAAATGGATTCGGTGGAAGTGGAAAGACCGGAGACTGGAAGGGATTTCGTCAGTTAAAAAATGATTACCCTGAAAAAACCTGGATTCTTGCCGGGGGATTAAATCCAGACAATATCGAAGATGCGGTTAATCAGTCTGAAGCTGATATAGTGGATGTCAGCAGTGGCCTTGAATCGAGCCCTGGAATCAAAAGCGCAGACAAGCTCAGAGCATTTTTTGGCAATCTTTCAGCCTAG
- a CDS encoding NUDIX hydrolase, translating to MPRKTKYEGKWLNFYETTFTNSSGESREWEYAARTGSDGAAVIIAVVSDDIPNVVVIKQFRPPIDNYALEFPAGLIDPGESIQAAATRELEEETGYYGEVIQVGPPIYSSPGLTDEFVSMVTIDVKGQAETRHEPDENIEVFTLPLPTLLVELKRIQAEGCLIDAKLWSFAQGLDWNPTGNK from the coding sequence ATGCCACGAAAAACTAAATACGAAGGGAAATGGCTTAATTTCTACGAAACAACGTTCACCAACTCATCGGGTGAATCGAGGGAGTGGGAATATGCCGCACGAACAGGTTCAGACGGTGCAGCCGTCATTATCGCAGTTGTATCAGATGACATTCCAAATGTGGTAGTCATCAAACAATTCCGCCCACCCATAGACAATTATGCTTTGGAGTTTCCCGCAGGCCTCATTGATCCAGGTGAATCGATTCAAGCAGCTGCTACTCGCGAGCTGGAAGAAGAAACAGGTTATTACGGGGAAGTAATCCAAGTGGGTCCCCCCATCTATAGTTCACCGGGTCTCACAGATGAATTTGTATCCATGGTGACCATCGATGTAAAAGGCCAAGCCGAGACGAGACACGAACCGGATGAGAACATTGAAGTATTCACGCTTCCACTACCGACCTTGTTGGTCGAACTGAAGCGAATACAAGCAGAAGGCTGTCTGATTGATGCAAAGCTTTGGTCATTTGCCCAAGGGCTTGATTGGAATCCAACAGGGAATAAGTAG
- a CDS encoding GTP-binding protein yields MKSNSEPVPLTLLSGFLGSGKTTLLNRMLAECGDQKLALLVNDVGEINVDASLVKTQLKELDDSATQMVELSNGCICCSIQGDMAEAVQELVENSGADHIVIEASGVAEPTQVLQALYAPDLFGKKVTDIAPINALVSVIDGALFIKEWKRIHSSDTSKEMIRPDDEQPVFELMVEQIECADYVLLNKKDLITEEEGVQLISIVAGLNARAQTILVSQSETDISALLNSRAFKMEDTISAPRWTQELEHESDSDSPSFAPQDAVTNQSMMNPSSFEGAEADGDSDFATKYGLSTFIYRSRIPFKAPKLSAFLEKQHAGLLRVKGFAWIAERAEQVALLSIAGDVNRCDFIGDWWATRFEKGQVKKDQFPEEVLKTWEEPFGDRRQEIVFIGIGMDEAAIWAALDECQLQSEDFS; encoded by the coding sequence ATGAAATCGAATTCTGAACCCGTTCCACTTACCCTACTGTCTGGTTTCCTTGGTTCTGGAAAGACCACATTGCTCAATCGTATGCTGGCTGAGTGCGGCGATCAAAAACTCGCATTGTTGGTGAACGACGTTGGGGAAATTAATGTGGATGCGTCTCTTGTGAAGACACAGCTGAAGGAGCTCGATGATTCCGCGACCCAAATGGTCGAACTGTCGAATGGGTGCATTTGTTGTTCCATTCAGGGGGATATGGCGGAAGCCGTCCAAGAACTCGTTGAAAATAGTGGGGCCGATCATATTGTGATTGAAGCAAGCGGAGTGGCCGAACCCACCCAGGTTCTGCAAGCGCTTTATGCTCCAGACTTATTTGGAAAAAAGGTGACGGATATTGCTCCTATTAATGCATTGGTCTCTGTGATTGATGGTGCTCTTTTTATCAAGGAGTGGAAGCGCATCCACAGTTCGGATACATCGAAAGAAATGATTCGCCCGGATGATGAGCAACCGGTGTTTGAGCTGATGGTTGAGCAAATCGAATGTGCCGACTATGTCCTTCTCAATAAGAAAGATCTGATCACCGAGGAAGAAGGAGTTCAATTGATCAGTATTGTTGCCGGACTCAATGCTCGCGCCCAAACCATACTGGTGTCTCAGAGCGAAACCGACATTTCTGCTTTGTTAAACAGCCGCGCTTTTAAGATGGAGGACACGATTAGTGCGCCTCGCTGGACACAGGAATTGGAGCACGAATCAGATTCTGACTCACCGAGCTTTGCTCCGCAGGATGCAGTGACAAATCAGTCTATGATGAATCCTTCCAGCTTTGAGGGTGCTGAGGCTGATGGAGATTCCGATTTTGCGACCAAGTATGGGTTGAGTACCTTCATTTATCGAAGCCGTATCCCATTCAAAGCTCCTAAGCTGAGTGCTTTCTTAGAGAAGCAGCATGCAGGCCTACTTCGTGTAAAGGGATTTGCCTGGATTGCAGAGCGTGCAGAACAAGTTGCACTGCTATCGATTGCTGGTGATGTGAATCGGTGTGATTTTATCGGTGACTGGTGGGCTACTCGCTTTGAGAAAGGCCAAGTGAAAAAAGATCAATTCCCCGAGGAAGTTCTGAAAACCTGGGAGGAGCCTTTTGGTGATCGGCGCCAGGAGATCGTTTTTATTGGGATTGGTATGGATGAAGCCGCTATCTGGGCGGCGCTTGACGAGTGCCAGCTTCAATCAGAAGATTTTTCATGA
- a CDS encoding FmdB family transcriptional regulator: MPVYSYRVVNQDGSRGEHFEVEHSMSEPTLEQHPITGEPIVKIMQPPNLGVKHTVGSIEKKLDNKNVEKAGFTKYEKDKLTGNYFKSAGTNKALPETLNTGAIRSQVG; encoded by the coding sequence ATGCCTGTTTATTCTTACCGCGTTGTGAACCAAGATGGCTCCAGAGGGGAGCATTTCGAAGTTGAGCATTCCATGTCTGAACCGACCTTGGAGCAGCACCCGATCACGGGTGAGCCTATCGTGAAAATTATGCAACCGCCCAATCTCGGTGTGAAGCATACGGTCGGTTCGATTGAAAAGAAGCTCGATAACAAGAACGTCGAGAAAGCCGGTTTTACCAAATACGAGAAGGACAAACTCACGGGTAATTATTTCAAGTCCGCGGGTACCAATAAAGCGCTGCCCGAAACCCTGAATACTGGGGCGATTCGGAGCCAGGTTGGATAA